One window of Stigmatopora nigra isolate UIUO_SnigA chromosome 14, RoL_Snig_1.1, whole genome shotgun sequence genomic DNA carries:
- the zic6 gene encoding zic family member 6: MTSLQARFNAGFPFPCSVNPGERSSEPSVVLPPLAGEHTGLPTGTSLKLCPSRSLRDYPETRSSAYVDHSLPHYLEQPGPRGFLLGGGMPPGTEQLAPSRGNHQARYHRDFPGCRDARTGALFAGYQEQASSGEPGQMMLGFPGDLLTRGHPYGGAPTHKGGVTPFLGLYKPFVQHRGGGSDTLLRCGAKVKSELVCKWSPGGPPCSRAFGTMYELVSHVTVEHVGSAEQPEYVCRWERCARNSKPFKAKYKLVNHVRVHTGEKPFPCPFHGCQKVFARSENLKIHKRTHTGEKPFKCEFVGCHRRFANSSDRKKHSHVHSSDKPYTCKVRGCDKCYTHPSSLRKHMKLHGSKEAPSGGGSVPAGGDAHPGDRCDESPPLLSSIHEAGSLVSVSPDESRSRLPSGFDNRSQPLLDTRLLQRASYSGSGGGTTAARAQAAQYHCAQAGHTFAQQSRTFASAHFQKGFVNGWYTCHNGVDS, encoded by the exons ATGACAAGCCTGCAGGCGAGGTTCAATGCAGGCTTCCCTTTCCCGTGCAGCGTCAACCCGGGGGAGAGGAGCAGTGAACCCAGCGTGGTGCTGCCACCTTTGGCAGGGGAGCACACGGGACTCCCCACTGGCACTTCCTTAAAACTCTGCCCCTCGCGTTCTCTGCGCGACTACCCCGAGACGAGGTCCAGTGCGTACGTTGACCACTCGCTCCCCCACTATCTGGAGCAGCCCGGCCCCAGGGGCTTCCTCCTCGGAGGCGGCATGCCACCGGGCACCGAGCAGCTGGCGCCATCAAGGGGGAACCACCAGGCGCGCTATCACCGCGACTTCCCCGGCTGCAGGGACGCCCGAACCGGCGCCCTTTTCGCCGGCTACCAGGAGCAGGCCTCCAGCGGCGAACCCGGCCAGATGATGCTGGGGTTCCCCGGCGACCTCCTCACCCGGGGCCACCCGTACGGGGGCGCCCCTACTCACAAGGGAGGCGTCACACCCTTCCTGGGGCTCTACAAACCCTTCGTGCAACATCGCGGTGGAGGAAGCGACACGCTCCTCAGGTGCGGGGCCAAAGTGAAGAGCGAGCTGGTGTGTAAGTGGAGTCCCGGCGGGCCGCCGTGCTCCAGAGCTTTCGGGACCATGTACGAACTCGTAAGCCACGTGACTGTCGAGCACGTCGGCTCGGCGGAGCAGCCTGAGTACGTGTGCCGGTGGGAGAGGTGCGCCCGCAACAGCAAGCCCTTCAAAGCCAAATACAAGCTGGTCAATCACGTCAGGGTccacactggggagaaaccctTCCCGTGCCCCTTCCACGGCTGCCAGAAGGTCTTCGCCAGGTCAGAGAACCTGAAAATCCACAAGAGGACGCACACAG GTGAAAAGCCTTTCAAATGTGAATTCGTGGGTTGTCACCGGAGGTTCGCCAACAGCAGCGACCGCAAGAAGCACTCGCACGTGCACTCCAGCGACAAGCCGTACACGTGCAAAGTAAGAGGCTGCGACAAGTGCTACACGCACCCGAGTTCGCTCCGCAAGCACATGAAGCTCCACGGCTCCAAGGAAGCCCCGAGCGGCGGTGGCTCAGTGCCCGCGGGAGGTGACGCCCATCCCGGCGATCGCTGCGACGAGTCCCCGCCGCTTCTCAGCTCCATCCACGAAGCGGGATCCTTGGTCTCGGTTAGTCCGGACGAGTCGAGGTCACGGCTCCCGTCCGGGTTCGACAACAGGTCGCAGCCCCTCCTGGACACGCGATTGCTCCAGAGAGCCTCTTACAGCGGCAGTGGAGGCGGAACTACCGCTGCGAGGGCCCAGGCCGCCCAGTACCACTGCGCCCAAGCCGGCCACACTTTCGCGCAGCAAAGCAGGACGTTTGCCTCGGCTCACTTCCAGAAAGGCTTCGTCAACGGGTGGTATACTTGTCACAATGGTGTCGACTCGTAA